The DNA region GAAATGCTCCTAATGCCAGTGGTATGGATGGAAATGGTCGCTACCGCTTCTGTCCAGGCGGTTCCGGGTTGTCGAGTTGGGACAGGTGGATAGTTGAGGTAAGAACCGAAAACCTGTAGCGTCCACCAAAGAGGTCGTGGACACTACAGGCCCGTTTTCGCTCGTAGCATCGCACTTCTGACTCTGAAGGACAGGCTTGGTGGGCCTACATCTTACCGAACCACCCGTTCTCACATCGTCACCGTAAGACTGCCGACTTGCCCGTAACCGTTGGCAGGCGTACTCTTACCCAATTCGGCCACGCAATACGACATCTCTACCAAGGAGTCCTGCATGAACCTCAAGATTCCGGCCCTGGTATCCCCTGTCGTCCTCGTCGGTGTTCTCGCGCTCACCCACCCCGCCCACGCATCGCCCATCAAAGGAAACTCCCCCACGCAGGTTGAGGGCCGCTGCGGTAACAAGGAGGGCGGCGTCTACTTTCCTCCAGATAAAAACGGAGTCTACGGCTGCCTGAACGGCGACGGCAGCGGCATCGTCTGTGGAGGCAAGGGCAAGTACGCCAAGACCTGCGACTCCTGGGGTGCAACCCCCAACGTCGCACGACCGAACACCGCCACCAAACCCACCCGTGAAGATTTCGACAAACACGCAGGAGCCAGACAGAAATAGCTTTCTGCGGGCGGGCTTACACATCAAATCGGATCAAACAATCGGGACCCACTATGCGCGCACGGCATGAGTGGGTCTCGCTCTGTGCTGAACGCAGTTGAATGCGCTCTCACCCTTGCAATTTTTTGCAGTAAAACGGCTGCGCGAAACTTTCCGAAGTTCTTGTTCCAAACATCTTTGCTGGCTCGATAGCTCTATACAGGAGCTCCTTATGAAACCACTCAGACTGTTTGCAGCCTATTTTTTGCCTGCTCTTCTTGTGGGAGCGGCTTTGACGTTTACTCCGTTGGCACACGCCGATACCATTGCCTGGGCTCACTGGACTCAGGCGACCTCCGGCAGCAGCACCCCGGGCTCTGCCACGGGAACCATCAACAGCTCTCTTTACGGCACCATCACCGTCACCTACTCCGGACAGACCAGCGGGCTGCTTACCAACTATCCCAGTTGGACGCCAGTCAGCACCTTCACCGGAGGCGTCGTCGGCAACGCTCCTCCGGCGTCCAACAATGTGGTGCAGCTTGAGGGCGGGCAGACCTACAACGAGACCATCACCTTCTCGACGCCCGTCGCCGACCCCATCTTCGCCATCTGGAGCCTTGGCGCCGGAGGCACGCCGGCTTACTTCAACTTCTCCGCCAGCGATCCCTTCAACGACCTCGGCGGCGGCCCTTCGGCTGAATACGGCGGCACCGGGCTGGTCATCTCCGGCAACAGCATCTTTGGCAAAGAAGGAAACGGCATCGTCCAGTTCATCGGCACCTACAGCAGCCTCACCTTCACCACGCCGGACTATGAGGGCTACTATGCCTTCACCATCGGCGAGGACTCCACCCTCACCGACAACCCTCCAGGCACACCAAGCACAGTTCCAGAGCCCGCAACGCTCTCGCTCTTCGGCATGGGATTGACAGCTTTGCCGCTCCTCCGCCGCAAACTCCTCGGCGATCGTGCCTGATCAACAGGACGGCTCACACCCGGCCCACGCCTCAATCTCACAGGTGGGTTTCTTTTCTCTATCCGGATCGGATCAACCGGCCAATCTTTTCAATATCTTGCGATCAGACTCAGGCATCAACTCACCTGTTTTGAGTTGTTTCGCGGAGCAGGGGAGAGGTGTGAGTGACAAACTGCCGGTAAAGGCGTCTCATAGTGTTGAGAACGCTGGAGCAGAACAGACACTATGGCAATGAACGATTACGACTACCGCATGAACCAGAACTACCCCATCACCATCGAAGGCGCGCGCGAGGAGACCTCGTCGCTGCTCGCCAAGGTGCTCGGTATTACCGCGCTCGGCTTCCTCATCACGGCCTTCGGCGTAGCCACCGCGCCGGCCTGGGGAACCTTCGTCGGCTTCATCGCCGTCATCGGGCTCATCTTCGCCATCAACCTCACGCGCCGCCAGAGTCCCGCCGTCGCGCTCGGATTGTTCCTCTTCCTCGCCTACTTCATGGGCTGGGAGATCGGCCCGCTTATCCAGCGCTACATCCGCGCCTTCGGCACCGGCCTGGTCTTCAACGCCGCCGCAACCACTGGCTGCGGCATGGCGGTGATGGGCTGCATATCGTATCTGTTCAGCATCAACTACCGCCGCATCGCCGGAATCGGCATGGCCGCGCTGCTCGTGCTCATCATCGCAGGCATCGCCAGCATGTTCTTCCACTTCCTCTCGCCGGACACGTATAGCTGGCTCACGCTCGGTATCTTTTCGCTGCTCACCGTCGCCGACTTCGCCCGCATCCGCGCCGGCGGCGACGGAGCGTCAGCCACCATGCTTGCGCTTTCGATCTACCTCGACGGCATCAACATCTTCATGGCTGTTCTGCAACTGATGGGCGGACGCCGCAGCCGCGACTAAATACCGGCGTTGGCACATGAGGAAACTTCACAGATAGACGTGAAATTGTCATCCTGAGGGTAGCGAAGCCGCGCAGTCGAAGGACCTGTAGTTTCATTCTTCATAGTTCACAGGGAAGCAAAATGCAGGTCCTTCACTCCGCTGCACTCCGCTCAGGCCTCGGTGAACTGCGGAGGCAGTACGCTTTACCCCAGCACCTTCGCGGCATCCTTCGCAAAGTAGGTCACGATAAAGTCCGCGCCCGCCCTGCGGATTCCCAGCAGCGACTCCATCATCGCGCGCTCGGGCTCAAGCCAGCCACGCTCGAACGCCGCATGGAGCATCGAGTACTCACCCGACACCTGGTACGCTCCCATCGGCACATCGTAGCGCTGCCGGGCCTCGCGGATGACGTCGAGATACGGCATCGCGGGCTTCATCAGCACCATGTCCGCGCCCTCGGCCAGGTCCTGGCCGATCTCGCGCATGGCTTCTCTTAGATTGGCCCCGTCCATCTGGTAGCTCCTCCGGTCGCCAAACTGCGGCGCCGAGTCTGCCGCCTCGCGGAAGGGCCCGTAGAACGCGCTGGCAAACTTCGACGCATAGCTGAGGATCGGCGTCTGCTCGAGGCCTGCTGCGTCGAGTGCAGAACGCATGGCCGCCACGCGGCCGTCCATCATGTCGCTGGGAGCGACAACGTCCGCGCCCGCCTTCGCCAGCGACGCCGCTGTCTTCGCGAGAATCGCCACCGACGAGTCGTTCTCAACATGAAAATGTTCGCCGTCGTGGGCGACCACTCCGCAATGTCCATGCGACGTGTACTCGCACAGGCACACATCGGCGATGGCGACGAGCTTGTCCAGCCTGCGATTCTGCTTCATCGCGCGCAGCGTCGTCTGCACAATACCGTCGTCGGCCCACGCTCCCGTCGCCTGCTCGTCTTTCTTCGCGGGCAGGCCGAAAAGCAGAAGGCCGCCGATACCAAGCTCGGCGCACACCTCCGCCTCCCTCAGCGCCTCATCGACCGACAGATTATATACGCCGGGCATGGAAGCGATGGGCTTGCGCAGGCCCTCGCCCGGACAGATGAACAGCGGATAGATCAGCGACTCAGGCGAGAGCCGCGTCTCGCGCACCAGCGAACGCATCGCCTCGGTGCGCCGCAGCCGGCGCATTCTTACGGCAGGAAAGTTCATGCTTCCAGTCTACGCGTCGGGAAGAATCGACCGCGGGTAGTACAGATGAAGAGGGATGAAAACGGAACAACCACCCAACTTGTCATCCTGAGCGTAGTCCTTGCGAAGCAAGGACGCAGTCGAAGGGCCTGCATTTTTTCACCTGCGGATTCGTTGCTGTGAGAGTGAAAATACAGGTCCTTCCCATTCGACTTCGCTAGGGCAGGCTCTCCGCTACGCTCCGCTTCAGTCCGGCTCCGCGATCGCGTCGTACTCAATCCCGGAGACGGCCGGGGCCAGCACCCACAGCGTGTAGATTCCCAGCGCCGTTCCCATCACCGGCTTGAACAGCACCAGCACCGCCGCGACGACCGCCAGTACGCGGCCCCACGTTCTGCGCGCCAACAGGCTGTAGCCGACCACTGCCGCAAGGACCGAGCCCACAACCAGGAAGGCCATGATCACCGGCATCAAGTGCATCCATGGCGGGCCGAACATGTAACCGTGATGGCCGAACGGAAATCCTCCGCCGCTCCACCGGCGATACATCACCGCGCGCACGAAGAACATCCCGAACAGTCCCATCACCACGCGATACGCCGCGTACACCAGCCACACCGTACCCAGCGTCTGCAGATGCCTCTGCACCCTCGACACCATCATCATCGGCGGAGGGACATACGCATACTGTTGCTGAGGCGCGCCATACGCCGGCGCCGCATATTGAGCTGGCGGAGGAGCCGCCACCTGCGCTCCACAGCGAGCGCAGAACTTTACATCCGGCCCAACCGGGCCACCACATGCCTGACAGACCATCCTGCACCTCCTATCGGTGACTCGGGTCCAACCACTGCTACGCACAAAGCCGACGGACAGTTCCATGCTGCCGGGTGCGGGTGCCCCACATCTCGATTCTGAGATATGGGTTTTGCAGAATGCCCGGATGCCCCATCCTTCGCAGCAGCGAAGGGTGGGATGAACAATGCTCCAGTACCATCCCTTACAGGCGATTACGATAATAGACGTGCATCCTGCCGTCTTAGCCGCGAATATTCCTTCTCCGCTCGCCGAATCTTCTGCCGCCGCGCTGGAGTGGCCGCGCCTGCGCGACTATCTTTCCACGCGCACCTTCAGCCCGCTGGGCAAAGCCTGGGTGCTTGCTCTCGAACCCTCCTCCGACCTTGCATGGATCGAGTCGCAGCAGCAGCGCACCCATGAGATGCGCGCTCTCTATGCCTCCGGCGGCAGCTTCGACTTCCACGGCCTCTTCGACCCCACGCCGCTGCTTGAGAAGGCGCGCATCGAAGGTGCGGCGCTCGAAGCCATCGAGATCCTCTCGCTTG from Acidobacteriota bacterium includes:
- a CDS encoding Bax inhibitor-1/YccA family protein, with protein sequence MNQNYPITIEGAREETSSLLAKVLGITALGFLITAFGVATAPAWGTFVGFIAVIGLIFAINLTRRQSPAVALGLFLFLAYFMGWEIGPLIQRYIRAFGTGLVFNAAATTGCGMAVMGCISYLFSINYRRIAGIGMAALLVLIIAGIASMFFHFLSPDTYSWLTLGIFSLLTVADFARIRAGGDGASATMLALSIYLDGINIFMAVLQLMGGRRSRD
- the hemB gene encoding porphobilinogen synthase; its protein translation is MNFPAVRMRRLRRTEAMRSLVRETRLSPESLIYPLFICPGEGLRKPIASMPGVYNLSVDEALREAEVCAELGIGGLLLFGLPAKKDEQATGAWADDGIVQTTLRAMKQNRRLDKLVAIADVCLCEYTSHGHCGVVAHDGEHFHVENDSSVAILAKTAASLAKAGADVVAPSDMMDGRVAAMRSALDAAGLEQTPILSYASKFASAFYGPFREAADSAPQFGDRRSYQMDGANLREAMREIGQDLAEGADMVLMKPAMPYLDVIREARQRYDVPMGAYQVSGEYSMLHAAFERGWLEPERAMMESLLGIRRAGADFIVTYFAKDAAKVLG
- a CDS encoding zinc ribbon domain-containing protein — translated: MVCQACGGPVGPDVKFCARCGAQVAAPPPAQYAAPAYGAPQQQYAYVPPPMMMVSRVQRHLQTLGTVWLVYAAYRVVMGLFGMFFVRAVMYRRWSGGGFPFGHHGYMFGPPWMHLMPVIMAFLVVGSVLAAVVGYSLLARRTWGRVLAVVAAVLVLFKPVMGTALGIYTLWVLAPAVSGIEYDAIAEPD
- a CDS encoding PEP-CTERM sorting domain-containing protein yields the protein MKPLRLFAAYFLPALLVGAALTFTPLAHADTIAWAHWTQATSGSSTPGSATGTINSSLYGTITVTYSGQTSGLLTNYPSWTPVSTFTGGVVGNAPPASNNVVQLEGGQTYNETITFSTPVADPIFAIWSLGAGGTPAYFNFSASDPFNDLGGGPSAEYGGTGLVISGNSIFGKEGNGIVQFIGTYSSLTFTTPDYEGYYAFTIGEDSTLTDNPPGTPSTVPEPATLSLFGMGLTALPLLRRKLLGDRA